TATGcttagtaggccgattatgttggccAAGTTGAACgattgacacgactcacgtgtGTTCTTTCAAAAATAGGCTATTGAATAAGTGCCTCAACTTGGATCACCCGCTATAAAAAGTAAGAATATCTCAAAGAGTCTCAAAGAGCCCAAACTGTAGGATTAGATTTCGAGCGGCGTTATTATCTCAACATGTCCATTGACTACTGAAAACCCCAGAAATAACAACAGAGTAAGAGTTATCAAGGCAAAATCTAGAATAAAATCAAATGTGGTCCGAACTTCACTCAAATATGTCTACACATTATTGCATATATGCAGTTCTTCAATTAAACTGCGAATGAaaggaaatttaataaaatcataatttttttaatacagagCAACAACAAGCCGTTAACACTTAACCCCGAAGACATGAgagataaattttatttaatgccAAAAATTCGTTGGCAGGCGgccaatttcaatttttaacgcACATCCATGAGAGCGTGTAAACGTGTTCTCGCAAACGCTTCACCCACCACACCCGCCACACACCAATTGTCACCGATGCATGCAGACAGGACAGACGTTCTTCATACATATGTGAGTACTCGAACGAGAAATGTGTGAAGAACAGAGAAAAGCAGAAGGAGCGATTGAAATTAAGCGGGTGTCGCATAAATCAGAAGCTCACACACGCACGCATATACAAACATGATTGTGGGGTGGGAATTGCTCCGCCAGGTCTCGCCCTTCATTCGCTGCTGGTGTCCACCTCAATCGTTCGTCTgtgcagtttttgttgttttttaagctATTGCCAGTACAATTCggtgtgcaaatatttgttggCACACACcctcacacactcacacacacatgcagacgGGTTTGCAgcaattttcatacaaatttgaaTATGTGCAAATGCTCACGCATACACTTAAAACAAAGTGCACATCataaaaatatctcaatttttattcatgcATGGTTAATGTGGcctacaacaataaaacaaagcCATGTTGTGTTAGAGAACcctacacatgtgtgtgtgtgtgtgagtgtgcacaatttatataaatgcaagtttgtttgtatttataatcTTACAGGCCACTTTAAAAGCTTTTATGCTCACACTCACACACTAacccacacatatgtacatacagacataacGCATGGCAATGCAGTATATCAAATGCGAAATGCGAAAAAACAGCGCGCCAACAGTATTGTgtgcgcagcaacaacaacagcaacacaaataTAGCCATAAACAATTTAGCCAAATTTATGGGGTCTCATTTACTGCACTTTTTCCCTTCATAATTTATGACCTAAGCAGGTATATTAAATGTCCTGTAAAAAATACGCATAAAATGTCccaaaaacaacaccaacaacagcacagTGCACAGCGAAACGACACAACAGCATGCGGCGGCATTAAAAATGCCAAATTGTGTACCTTTTgtgagtaaataaaaattttcgcgCGACGGAACGGCcctatacacacacaaacacatgcgcgGCTGCGTTCACACATACATCTGCGGAGAACCGCACAGCAACACGCGCTTGGTAAACGCTCGGACAAGGCGATAACAATCACACTACGTGGGACGGCGCGGTGAGGAGGCAGGTGTGCTGTGTGTTTAGATTTTCTGGCTTTAAGTGGACAAGGTGTGTAATTGCTAGCCATTGCAGGACACTTGCGTTTGGGCAATTTCCCGAATTTCTGCATCGTTAAAAGACGGtctgtataaattttattaaaagtgcATTCGCGCAAATAATAAAGtggacacaacaacaaaataataataaaagttaaagCAAAGTTGCTGTCCTCGTTCCAGTAGCTGTCATAAGAGAAAAAAGAGCAGAAATTCAAACGCTTCCTTATAAGTTATGAGACATATTCAAATAAGAAAACCTTCATCCAGCTGAATCCTGCCTAATCTGAGCCAAATATCAGTATACCGAGCACATCTCGCAGTGGGTGACAGTTCCTACGATACAGTCACTAAGAAAACTAGTATCGAGTTTTTtgataagagcgctacaaaaaaaaacgttttgcgATATCAATGAAATCATTTATTCCTCTGAAAGTACATTCTATGCCATTATGTATAGATTTGAACTCTTTTGCATGGGCACCACGGgtacgcttgcagaagtccagacactgaacccaattttcgatggTGTTCAAGCATAAaacggccgatactgctgcaatttcacctTCGATATTCGTAccaagttcatcaatcgtcgcagGTTTGTTGCCATAGACCACAGACTTGACGttgcccacaaaaaatagtctaacggcgtcaaataaCACGACCGAGGAGGCCAATTGACTAGGCAATTTCGTGAGTTAACTCGTTCACTAAACTTGcttttcaataaatctattgtgacattcgctgtgtgactTGCAGACTCTTCCTGTTGGAACCACGTATTGTCCAGGTCCCtatcatccaattcggacctaaaatattcggttatcattgagcggtagcgattatTATTCACAGTAACGCGTCGGTCTTGATCAACCCAGAACAATTATGGCTCAGTGACGCCggcggcccataaaccgcaccaaaacgtaattttttcgaGATGCAATTATGACTCATGTTGTACGTGTGTATTGCTGTCTGACCAATAATGTATATTTTGCTAATTGACCTCATcgttgaagatgatttttcgatgaaagtTCGGATCATTTCCAATTCACGGCCATAGAACGATTGTGGTGAtcaacggcttcaattcttgcctCAATTTGATCCTGTAAGGATGCAGCCcaagattttttcgaaaattcgccacaacgtcGTCACAGAAATGCCCAGTACTTGAGAACGACGTctgagagactgatttgagtcttcctcaattgatgcgccagCGTCACAGATATTCTCGATagtacgggcacttctttgtttcACTGGATTCAAATTTTCCCACTAGACGTTCAATTGTCGATCTGACAGAACGACTATAAGGActataaattggacgtagcgctctcaaagttgaggccactgactccgaattttggtagtaaattttaataattttaacttgTTGTtagatcgtatatctttccatagtgaaatggcaaatcttacTTAGCTCAAATGTCAAAAGAGTGGGAATAATAATGGTGTCGTTTGATGTCCCTTTCAGTCTAATTTTCTAGCGTCGCTACTGAAAAACTCGTTACAAAGAAcattgatatttatatttggcCCTACAACAGGACTAGGTTACCCGTtaacaaataactaaatttcATCTGATGTGCGTTAGTCCTGGGTCATTGTCAAAGTTTTCAGCAAGCGTGGTCACATTTCACCAAAGATACGaagtaaataactaaaaaataaaatacttatttcatCACAATCAAAACTCTAAAACTGGAACTTCAAACTAAATATATTACTCAGGGCTTCTAAACATGGAAGAAACTTTAATTCAAATGTCaagatttgtttatttttgaaaacatttttatatatttggctccatttgtttaaatatcaAGTTCAAGCTTTTGTTCGAACAAAGCCGACGGCACAGAATAATTGgcgagtaaatatgtatatgtatccgAATACCGTTTATACTTAAAATAAGCCGAGTACATTATACGAGTACCTCATGTCTTTTTATTCGAGTTTTTGATTATATTCATAGTGATTTTAGTAAGCATCggatttacaaatatttaattaaaagtgagtAACTAATATCATGTAGTGGGCTGAATACTATACTAGGCATTGCAGCTTTAAAATGTGTTGCAATACGAAAGAATCTCGTTGTAGCTGCAGGCCTTGCTGCAACACTCATCATAAACACCGGTTAGGACCGTGTCGGTGTCTGTGCCTGTGTGTCGGTGACGACGAGTCTTGGCTAATGTGTCAAACTGAGCGCCGTGAATCTTGGCTAAGAATGGCGAGTTGGCATAGGGGAAGGGCAGCTCGTAGTCCACTTCATTGTTTCCCAAATCATCCCATTCCACtgattttcaaataaagaagttttaatttttaaagaagttgAAATAATTGGGCAGTACTGTAATTCTGAGCGGTTTACTCACCTGATTTCTTGAACTTTGAGTTGAAGCCATGGACGCAAATGGTGCTGAGCACAGCGTCCAAGGCCGGTCCACAAACGGTGCGTTGGCTTTGACCTTGTGGCAACAGCGCTGCCATAACAATCAACACGGCGCAGATTTTCAAGAAGTTCTTCGGCATCATAATGGCGGTGGTGTGTTCTCAAATAAGTCTCAAAACCCAAAAGGCTGCGTTTGTGTTAAAGCGTACTAGTGAAGCTATGGAAAGTAACTGATGTAATTTTCTGCTTTTGGCTTTGTTTTTATAGAAGTGAATTCGCAAAAAGAGATGAGTTAGCGTGCTCTCCTATTAATTAGCATATGTCAATTCAATGCGTCTCATTGCTTCTTAAGAGACTGGATGAGGTGTGAAGGCCGAAATCAAGGTTTTCAATGAAATCTGTTGCATATTTATGAGCGCACGTGGATAATATACACGTAGAGATATGTAAATGGTTTTAGCCAAAAAGACGTATCCCTCATACCAGAAAGTTTAAACGCGTTCGGTTGAAATTTCATGAATAATCCCTCAGGCTACTTTAAGTGTATTATGGAGGGTTGAAATGTATTTTGGGAAAGCGAATTTATTG
This genomic stretch from Bactrocera dorsalis isolate Fly_Bdor chromosome 5, ASM2337382v1, whole genome shotgun sequence harbors:
- the LOC105231314 gene encoding probable insulin-like peptide 1 — its product is MMPKNFLKICAVLIVMAALLPQGQSQRTVCGPALDAVLSTICVHGFNSKFKKSVEWDDLGNNEVDYELPFPYANSPFLAKIHGAQFDTLAKTRRHRHTGTDTDTVLTGVYDECCSKACSYNEILSYCNTF